Within Serratia odorifera, the genomic segment AGGTGAAATCCTGTAGCCCGGAAGTGATGGCCGACGAGACTAACCCTTCACGCATCACCTGTACCGGCAGCTCTGATACCGGCGACAACGGCCACTATGCGTTAACCAGCAAAACCCACGGTATCAAGGCCGGGCCGATCGACGTCGAAGTGTACGCCAACTACGGCTTTGATTCGAAAGCGGTGGATAGCGACGAGCGTCTCGATGCCTGGCAGGGCGGATTGGTACTGAGCCACACCAACGACAGCGGGGTGAACAAGGTCATTCTGCGCTACTCCGATAACTCGGATAACAGCGTCTACAACAAAACCGACGACCTGACCACGGTGTACGCCAGCTTTGAGGGCAGCCATAAGTTTACCCAGCAGGCGCAGGTAGAATATCTGCTGGCGTTCCACGATTACGATAACGGCAAGGACAATACCGACAACCGTAAAAACTACGGTGCCATCGTGCGGCCGATGTACTTCTGGAACGACGTGCACTCCACCTGGCTGGAAGCGGGCTACCAGCGGGTAGACTACGATCAGGGCGGGGATAACAAGGGCTGGAAGCTGACGCTGTCGCAGAACATCTCCATTGGCATGGGGCCGGAGTTCCGCCCGATGCTGCGCTTCTACGTCACCGGTGGCCAGGTGGATAACCAGCACACCGCCAAAGTAGATGGTACCAGCGACCAGCAGCTGGATTCGCTGAACATCGGCGGCATGTTTGAGGCCTGGTTCTAAGCTGGCTTGATAAACTCCAGCTGTAGCCAACAGGGTGAAGGATCGCCAGAAAATGAAAGCACGATGAAGAGCGACCTACTGATTACGCCAACAAAACAGAAGAAACTTCATCGTGCCTTCGCTTACCCACCACCGGTTCCGCTGCACCGCCATCAGCCCGATGCCGCCGCCAGGTTTCCGACTGGTTCTCGGCCCTTTACGGTTCTGCGCCTACAGATCCTGGGCAGTCGGTCGGAAAATAATTTCGTTAACTCCCACATCGTCAGGCTCGCCGATCGCAAAAGCAACCATACGGGCAAAGGTTTCCGGCGGAACGCCTACTTTGCCGACATATTCCTGATTGGCCGCCTGCACGTCCTTATCGCTGATATGCTCCAGCAGTTCGGTAGAGACGGCGCCAGGGGAGATAATGGTTGCACGGACGTTATAAGCACAGGTTTCTTTTCTTAGCCCTTCAGTGAGTGCGCGTACTGCATATTTAGTGGCGGAGTAAACCGCGGATGCGGGAAATACCAGGTGGCCAGCAACCGATGCCGTGTTGATGATATGCCCCGACTTTTGGGCTTTCATATAAGGCAGGGCTGCAGCGATGCCATGCAGAACGCCACGCAGGTTCACATCGATCATCTGATTCCACTCATTTACTTTTACCTGATCGAGCGGTGACAGCGGCATGACACCGGCATTATTAATCAGCACATCAATACGTCCCAACTGGTTCACGGCCGTATCCACCAACTTTTTAACATCATCTTCACGGGTGACGTCCGTGGCTACGGCAATTGCTGTTCCCCCCTGAGCGTTGATTTCTTTGGCGAGCACATCAATGCGATCGGAACGGCGGGCTGCAAGTACCAGTTTGGCCCCTTTGTGGGCAAGGTGACGAGCCGCAGCTTCACCCATGCCGCTTGAAGCACCGGTTATTACAATTACTTTATCTTTAATATTGTCTGTCATCTCAGGTTCCTTAGTTCACAATCAAGGGTTTTTGCCAAGGGAGGGCGTAGCGATACGTTATTCCGCCCAGTTCTGCAGCCAGTAGGCATATGGCTGCGGTAAAACGGACTCGGGAGCGACGATGCCAAGCTCTCGTGCAGCCTGGAAAACCCAGTGGGGATTGGTCAGCAGCGTGCGGGCGAAAAACACCAGGTCGAGTTTGACGTCCTGAATAAAATCACTGGCATCACTGGCGCGGGTGATCATCCAGCTCGTTGATACGGGAATGCCCGTTTCCCGGCGTACCCGTTCAGCATAGGGGACCATAAAGTTAGGCCCCCATGGCACCTGTTCATCTGGGGTAGAAAGCGCCAGACCGACATCGACAAAATCGATACCCGCTGTTTTCAGCCAGCGGATCACCTGCAGGGATTCGGCAAAGCTGTGTTCAGGACAGGAATCAAACTCAACGACGCCCAGGCGTGCAGTAAGCGGCAGGTGTGACGGCCAGACGGATTTTACCGCCTCTACCACCTCAAGCATAAAGCGAGCACGATTCTTCAGGGCGCCGCCGTACTGGTCTTCACGGGCGTTGGTCTTTGATGAAAGGAAAGTTTGCGCGAGAAAACCGTGAGCAAAGTGAAGCTCAAGCCATTCGAACCCGGCGTCACTGGCGCGACGGGCCGCGTCTCTGAAATCGTGCACCGCTTTGCGGATGTCGGCCAGAGACATGGCACGAGGAACGTAATCGCTCTCCAGAACGTAAGGTAGGGCGCTGGCCGCGACCGGTCTCCAGGCCTGTGGATCCTGACGATCCAGCGGCGTGCCGCCTTTCCAGGGCGGGGTACATCCCGCTTTTCTGCCAGCATGTCCAAGCTGGATACCCGCTACCGCACCCGCCTGTTTGATTGCAGTGGCGACGGGAGTAAGGCCTTCGGCATGTGCATCGCTCCAAAGCCCCAGATCGCCTGGCGTGATGCGTCCTTCAGGGCTAACGGCAGTCGCCTCAACGATAAGCAAACCTACGCCACCGCGTGCCAGCATCGAATAGTGCGACCTATGCCAGTCGTTAACAAAACCGTTCTCAGCCTGATATTGGCACATCGGTGAAGCGACAATCCTGTTGCGCAGGGTAATATCTTTAAGCGTGAAGCAATCAAACAGCTTAGGCATCTGGCATCTCGATAACTCGGGTGAAATTGTAATTTATTATTCGCCCATTGCCGCCTGATGTCTTTGTCAGATCTGTCGATAATTTTGCCTAAAATGATTTATGGTTGCTGAAAGATGCATCATTGTTTTCCCGATGATAAATTATTTATGATATGTAAATTGATGCTGATAGGCGGAATATGGTCGATAAAATTGCACTAAATGCTGCCTCTGCCAAAAAGTCGTTGGCAGAACTGGTTGCCATGATTGCCCAAAATGATGGTGACTATCCCACGACAATCCCTTCACTTACCGTTCATCGCCGCCAGATGCCCACGGCGCCAGTGCACTGTATTTATCAGATGGGGCTGGGGGTTGTGGTGCAGGGGGCAAAAGAGGTCATGCTGGCAGGGAAACCAACCCGATACCGCGCAGGCGAATCCATGCTGACTACGATAGATCTGCCGGTGATTTCTCATGTTACCGAGGCCAGCCAGGATGAACCTTTTCTGGGGCTGATGCTGACGTTGGATCCCCGGACCGTGGTCCAGATGGCGGCACTGATGCCGACGGCGAAGTCGATAAGAGAAGTCCCGCTTAATCCGCTTTCTGTTGAACCGCTAGATGAGGGATTAACCGACGCGTTACGGCGTTTGATACAGCTGCTCGCTGAGCCAGATTTGATTGCCCATCTCGAACCGTTGATCCAGCAGGAAATTATTATCCGCTTATTAGCCAGTAACCATGGCCCACAGCTGCGGCATCTGGCAACGGCAGGTTCGCCGAGTCAGAATATTTCCAGGGTGGTGGGCTGGCTTAAACAGAATTTCACGCGCGCTGTCTGCATCGATGAATTAGCCGCGAGCGCCTATATGAGCCCGTCCACTTTTCGGCAGCATTTCCGTGCGGTGACGGGAGTTAGCCCACTGCAGTACCAGAAAAAGCTCAGGCTACAGGAAGCCCGGCAGCAGATGTTAAGCAACAATCTTGATGCCAACAGCGCGGCGTTAATCGTTGGCTATGAAAGCGCATCGCAGTTTAGTCGCGAATACAGCCGGGAGTTTGGCGAGTCTCCGCAGCGCGACATCAAACGTATGCGCTTATATGGCGAATGAGATTTTATACGGGTAATGGCTTGGCGCCGACGGTGTCCGCACTGGGTGGCGTTTTTTTTGTTTTTCTGACCGTGGTTGACATATAAACCATTGATTTACATCGAGTGGTGCCACTGACAATACTTATTGGTTGGGGCAGCAGGCAGCAGCGGTTTTACAGCATGAGATGATCCACTGGCCCAGAGAAATCTGGCGGTTGGTGAACGAATGGTCCGCATGCTCTGTCGTTATATTTGGCTGGATGACCGACATTTTTTCCCATTGGTATCGCCCGACCACGCCAGCAGAATCACCGTCCACCAGGGTTACCTCGGCTCATACCCGACAGCCTGGTCGGTGCATGCTTACACCACGAGCGTCGTTGCAAAGTGTGGCGGTGGGTCGAAATATTCAATCAGCAGTTCGGTGAGGACGCGTATCTTGCGTGCCGGATGCTGTCCTGGCGGTCGGATAACGTAGGCCCCGGCTGGCGGTGGCGGATGGTTGATCATCACCGGCACCAGTGCGCCGGAGGCCAGGTGCGGGTGGGTAAGGCAGTCGGGCAGGTAGGCAATGCCGAGGCCGGCCGTTGCGGCGGCCACCAGTGCGGTCCCGTTATCGGCCTTGAAACGCCCCTGCGGGCGCACCGTAATGATTTTGTCGCCATCCGTCAGTTGCCAGGTTTCGGTTCCCTGCATCAGGGCCTGGTGACTGAGCAGTTCCTCTGGCGAATTCGGTTGCCCATGTGCCTGGATATAGTCCGGGCTGGCGACCAGTTTGCCGTAAATAGGGCCGATGCGTCTTGCGATCAGGTTGGAGTCCTGCAGATAGCCAACCCGTATCGCACAGTCGTAGCCCTCGGCGATCAGGTCAACGAAACGGTCGCTGTAGCAGGCCTGGATATTAACCCGTGGGTGGCGTCGTGCCATTTCCGCGATCGCTGGAGCAAAGTGTGTGGAGCCGAAAGAAAGCGGCACTGCCACGCGCAGGCGGCCACGCAGCTCTCCAGTAGGCAAAATGGTTTCCCTGGCGGCATCAATCTCGGCGCAGGCTCTGGCCGCGTAGTCCCTGAAGGTGGCGCCGGCCTCGGTGAGCGCCGTCCCACGGGTGGTTCTGGCCAGCAGTTGGACGCCCAGCGCTTTCTCAAGCCGGGCGAGGCGGCGGCTGACGATCGATTTGGCGATGCCGAGCCGCAGTGCGGCAGGCGAAATCCCACCGGCATCGGCAACTTCGACGAATGTCTGTAGCTCTTCAATATTCACTTCAGCGTTCCCCATTCTGCGACACAGCTAGCCCCATGATGCGACTACCGCAGCAAGCATGGCAACAGCACAATACGGCTGTGCGGGGCAGGCCTGCCGCTGGCGACTGTCCCGGATATTCCTCCCACCATAACAGTAGAGGGCACCAATAATGACTTTTCGTAACGGCCTGGATTCACTGCTTCGTCCTGAAGACTCTGTACTGGTTTTGATCGATCATCAACCCTATCAGCTTGCCAACCTGAACAGCCACGAACCGCAGATGGTGGTCAATAATGCAATAGCGCTGGCGAAGGCTGCCAAAGCCTATGGCGTTCCGACCATACTGACCAGCGTGATTGCCGAGCGGGGCGGGTTGATTTTCCCGCAAATCGTCGATGTTTTCCCCGATCAGCAGGTAATAGACCGGACACTTATCAATACCTGGCAAGATCCGAAAGTGGTGGATGTGGTCAAGGCGACAGGGCGTAAGCAGCTGATTATCGCCGGCCTGTGGACCGAGGTCTGTGTCGCAATGCCGGTGATCCAGGCCGCTGGCGAAGGCTGGGATGTCACGGTAATCACCGACGCCTGCGGTGGCGTTTCGGTCGAGGCTCATCAACTGGCCATTCAGCGTATGATTGCGGCCGGTGCGAACATGATGACCTGGCTGGCGCTGGCTTCGGAATGGCAGCGCGACTGGGCGTGGACAGAGCATACTCGCGCAATGACCGACATTCTGGCGCAGCATGCTGCCGGTAGCGGTATTGCGTATCTTTGGGAACAGCAGTTGCTTAACACGCCGGTGCCGGACAACGGCGGCTGATCGGTAATGGGAAACGCCTGCCGAGGTTAAACCGCAGCATGATGCCCTGATGTTAACGCTTAACATTGGCATCAATAAAAAAGCCCGCGTCGTCGCGGGCTTTTTTAGATTACCATCACCAAATCGCGAGAGCCTGTCAGGCGTTTTCGCTGACCAGCTCCGGCGGCGCGCTAGGTTGTGATTTCACGCCAAATCGCTCGATGACCTCGGCCAGTTCACTGTGTCCCGTACAGGCGCCGTCACCGCGCGGCATTTCACCATTTTCCAGTGCGGTCGCGTAGATAACCGCAGGATCGGCTTCAATGCGACTTCTTAGCGCGGCGAGCTTTGGCCAGCGGGTTTTATTGGCCACCTGGTGAACATCGAGCCAGCGGGCGACGCCGATCAGCAGACCGTCGGCCAGAGTGGGGCGATCGGCGATCAGGAAAGGCGTATCGCCGAGCATTTCCTCGAGCCGGTCATGACGCTTGATGACATACTCGCGGCCCCATGTTTGCAACGCGTGCTGCATCGTCGGGTTGGGTGACTGCATTTCCATCGCCACCCATAGCGGAGTGAATGCACCGGTAAAGCCGGTATTGATGAACGCCATCATCTGATGCATGCGGTCGGCGTTGCGTGACAACGGATCGAAGCTGATTTTGCGTGCGGTGTCTCGCGCTTCCAGCCATGCCGCGATTGCCATGGTTTCGCTGAGCACCTCGCCCCGATCGGTGATCAACACCGGCGTTTCGACCCGTGGGTTGAGCCGTTGATAAGCGGGGTCACGCATCTCGCCGAGCATGTCGACGCGACACAGCCGGTAGGGGCGCCCTAACCATTCGAGAGCAGCAACCAGCCCCATGGAGCTTCCTGCCGGGAAGCCGTATAACAAAATAGGTTCCATACTTTGGGTTCTCCAGGATTTATGTTGATGTCACAGTGCAGCGATGTGTACTGTAACAGTCGATATCAGTAAGTAAATTACGCACTTTTTTGTTACCACGAGAGCGCTATGAAAAACCTGATTTCCCGTTGCCCGATCGAAGAAGTGATGCAGATCCTCAGCGGCCGCTGGCCGACCTTGCTGATTTACTATCTGCAGGATGGAACAAAACGCTTTAATCAACTGCGTCGGGATAATCCGACGATTTCGCATAAAATGCTGACGCTGGAACTGCGCAAGCTGGAGGAGGCGGGGATTGTTCGTCGCACCGAGTTTGGCGGTTATCCGCTGCGCGTCGAATATGATCTGACGCCGGCGGGCGAGCGGCTGGTGCCGCTGCTCGATGCGCTAGGGGCGTGGTGGGAGGAAACAGACGGTAATGAGGAAGACGTGGCCGAGTTCGGTGCGACTCATTAGCGCCAGCGTTGTCGATGCGCGTTTCTGAGCGCCATCCATGGCGCGCCAAGGGTGCCCGCGCTGGTCTTTGCCGCTAGCGGCCAGCCGACGCTCGTGAACAAAGCGTCAATTTTTTGCCGGGTCGGCCGCTAATCAGCGGCGTTTTGCCGCGTAACCATCAAGAGGAAACATCGCGGGTTGGAGCGGAAGCCATCAACCACCTGCCGTGGGCGGTACATTAAAGCATCCATTAACCTGTCCAGCTTCACACTGACTCTTCCCGCCAGCTTTATCCGAATATCGACACTCACCAGCTCGCTAATGGTGCAACCCCGTTGCCCACTGCGACAGCAACGCATACAGAGCCGTCGGTTCCAACGGTTTGCGTAATACCAGATAACCTTCCTGCTCGGCCTGAAGCAGAATGGGGGAATTGAACTCGCCGCTGACCATGGCACCGCTGACGTTCGGCAGGCGTTCAAACAGCGCTTGCAGAATATCGAAACCGCTTTCGCCGGAACGGAGCCGTTGATCGCACAGTACGGCAAACGGCGCGAAGCCTTCGTCGATAATCGCAAATGCCTCCTCTGCGGAGACGGCGCAGCGTACCGTAATACCCCAGGTGCTCATCAAGCTCGACCAGGCGGACGTCACCAGCGGATCATCGTCCACCACCAGGCAGTTGCCAGACAATGACGCATAGCGCGTCGGCGAGGGCAGGTTAGCGTAGTTGCCGGCACTGTCCGCCAGCATGTCTTCGCCGCTGTACAGGGCAAAGCGCATCCAGAAACGCGATCCTTTGCCTTCGACGGAGCGCATACCGTATTCGACCTTCATCAATTTGGCACAGCGTGCCACTACTGCCAGCCCCAAGCCATGGCCAGCGCTATCGATTTTCCACGCCAGTTCGGGGCGGTAATAGGGGGAGAAAATCTTACCTTTTTCTTCGTCAGCGATGCCGACACCGGTATCCCACACTTCGATCAAACACTGCTCTCCACGCGGTCGGATGGCGATCAGCACACCGCCGTGCTGCGTGTAACGCAGGGCATTCTGTATCAGATTAATCAGCGATTGCCTGATGAGCATGTGATCCCCCATCACGGCGATACGCCGCTTGGGCCGCCAGGTGCGCAACGACAATGACCGGCTGTTTGCTTCTTCGCGGAACAGGGTAATCACTGAATCAAGCAGCGATCCGATGTCCACCCGAATAGCGGCGGTGCTGAGATTGCCGGCCTCGATCTTGCTGAGATCGAGTAAGGAATTGAACATCAGGTGCACGGAACGCACGCTTTGCTGCAAATCCAACAGCTGTGGGGTAAGTGTGTCATCGCGATTTTTATGAATGATGGCTTCAATCAAGAATCCCATGGCATGCACCGGCTGGCGTAAATCATGGCTGGCAGTGGTGAGAAACTGGTTCTTATCCAGCAACGCCTGCTCCGCTTGCTCCTTGGCCTGGCGAAACTGTTCCGCCAGACGCGAACTTTTTTCTTCAAGGTGGGCTTGCTGAATAAAGAAGGCGTGCGAGGTCAAAGCGTGGCGGTAAATGGCGAAACCATAAAGCAGATTCAGCATCAGCACGATCGGCATAATATCGTCCAACCGCCAGACAATGCCCAGATTCAATACCCCCCAGGAGGCAAAGAAAAAACGCGTAAAGGTGCTTATGACCGGTGTCAGGTGGGTTGCATTGGCTGCGACGATAGCCGCAATACTGATATTTAATAACAGAAAAAAGTCGAAGCTGTTTTTTTCTGGAGTGATTAAATATAAGGATGAAATACCCACACCATGTGCGAAGGCCAGCTTGTTGATGCGCGGCAGCCAACGGTTTATTACGATGCTGGCGTTATCGTCCTCGGATTCATGGCGATAGCGGCGATGCCATAATCGGATGGCCACTGCGCAAAAAATATATATAACTATCCAGGTGATAATTGGCGTAAGTTCCTTGCCCATTAAATAAAGCCAAATGGCGAAAGGAATACCCACAAAGGGCACGGCGGTAAAGCTAAAGACCAGGCGCATAAATGTATTATTCAATAAGCGGATTTGTGCGCGTGCGGAAATTCCATCCTGTTGTAAAGATTGACGTAATGTCATTGTGATGGCCCTTGCCGGCCATGCAATAGCGTAATGGCTTCGACGCGGCTATTGACGCCGATCTTTTTCAGAATATTGCTAATGTGTTCCTTGACCGTGGGTTCGGAAATAGCAAGCTGTAACGCTATCTTTTTATTGGGGAAGCCACGCATCATCATGGTTAATACTTCCAGCTGCCGTGAGGTTAAATTAAACTGTTGCAGTGGGTTTTTGCTATTGTCGGCAACGGTGGCATTATCTTCCGGGAACCATGTCCGGTTTTCCAGTAGTGCGAAAACGGCTTGGGAAAATAATTCAGGTGGCTGATTTTTCAGCACAAATCCGTGCCCGCCGGCATGACGTACCTTTTGACCTATTTCGTTGTTTTCATCGCCACTGACCACCAGGAAACGAATTTTTGGATAGAGCTGCTTTATTTCTTTTAATAATTTTAATGCCGTTCCATCGGATAACCAGAAATCGATGACCATTAAGCGTGGAGCACCGTTTTCCAGAATGTGGCGATAACAGCTTTCCTCGCTTGTTACCACGTAAGCACGCTTAAAACGACAATGCGTATTCAGGAAGTTGGCAATGCCGCTTGCCACCAAAGGATGGTCATCAATGACCAGCGCATAATCCTGCCCCAAGGGTATCTCCTTTCGCTTAAATGTATCAGATTGGTCTGGTAAGTTTTTATTATCACTGCTCCCTACTTTAGGAGGGTTTTTTCGGTTAGGAAAGCGAAATATATTATTCAGGGATTTTGATAAGGTAAAACATAAAACCATACAGAATTTGGATCTGTTTGGTTACAAAGGACAATTTATGAGAAAACCACTTATCGCTATAAGCATTACGCTACTGGTAGCCGGTTGTTCAACCTTGAAAACCGATCAGGCAATACCGCTGTTGCAGGCGGAAACGGCTAAAATGCTCGGCCTGGGTTCATCGGATGAAATTACCGTGACCAATGTTAACGGCGCCCAGCCGGATGCCCTGGGGGGGCAAAAACTGTCTTACCGCGCCACCACCGAAAAAGGGCGGATTTTTGACTGCTCGTCGCTGATGATGCCGGGTATTTTAGGCTCGGCGCCGACGCTAAGCACGCCAAGCTGCACCCCGGTCGTCACGCATAAATAACCCTCTGTGGGCGCGGGTTGAGGGGCAGAGCCTCCACACGTTGGCATCGAGACATTAGCGCTGGGGGGCATTAGCTAATTTCTTGATAAATCGCCGTCGGTGCTCGCGACCACGTATCCTCTTATGCATTACGTTTTTCATATAAATAATAACTTTGATGGCATCAAGATAATTGTGCCGGAGATAGAACATGAAAGATCAGCTATCGCATAATTTAGCGGTAAACAAACCGCTTTCCAAAATTTACCTCGCACTATTCTCAGCGCCATTGATATTGCTGGCATCGGCCGATATTGCTCGTGCCGATGATGTTATTTTTGATGGCGAATCCCGTATTACCCAACCCTTGAGCTACGCTGGCACGGCTTATGTCGGGCGTAATCAAAGCGCAAACCTGTTGATCGATAATGGTGAGGTTAATGCCTATAACATCAATATCGGTAGCCGCCATGATGGCCAGATTTATCAAAGTCAGGTCACCGTCAGAGGGCCGAACGCGGTATTAAGCGCCATCAACGATCAATATATTTTGCGCGGCAGCCTAGATCTGGGCCTGGGAACATTACGGGTCGAGCAGGGAGCGCTGGCCAGCGCCAAAGAAATCATCGTCGGTACCACCGGTGGATATGACAGCCAGCTTATCGTTACAGGCGCCGGCTCCAGAGTGGTCAGTGACCGGCTCGGTCTCGGTTTTGGTCAGGGCGCGCGTTCCACGCTGCTGATTGAAGACGGCGGCGTGGTCACCACCGCGGGCGCTGCGCGTATCGACAGCGGCTTTATCCCGGACGAAGCTGACAAGCTTAATCCCAAAGCCACGGTGACCGGCAATAACTCGCTGTGGAATATCACGCAAACGCTCACCGCCAATGGCGATCTGGACGTGCTGAACGGCGGTGCGGTCAATGTCGGCAGTGCGCAGATTGCCGGTGTTTCCGGCTCGAACAAAACCGCCGAGCTGTACATCGCCGGTGACGGCTCCCGTTTTAGCAGTGCCAACAGCGTTAACGTCGGCGACTATGGCAATGGCGTGCTGTCGGTGGTGGATGGCGGCACATTTTCCGCCGGCGCCAACGAATTGCGCCTGGGTGATACCGGCTCCGGTTCGAACCGAGGCGCGCTGATCGTCGGCAGTCGCGGCAATATGGATACCGGCACCGGCCTGACCGAACCGACGCTCGGTGTGGCGGGGGCCGCTGGCAGCGTCGATGCTCAGACAGTGATCAATCTGCGCGGCGGATTGTTCGGCAGTTACGTGTATTTTAACCACACGGACGAAAACTACGACTTCGGCAATAAAATGGTCGGTGAAGGTGAGGTTATCAATACCGCCGGGCGAACGACGCTGAGTGGCGATCTGACCCAGCTCCAGGCCAACGTGACCGCCCGTGGCGGTAAAATCATTATTGCCAGCGATATCAACACCCAGCCGGAAGACAATCAGTTCGATGTTCAAACGCTGAGCGCCGAGAACGGCGGTACGCTGATCCTCAACGCCACGGCTGGCTCTGAGGTTAACGATGGGCTGGGGTACAGCAGTGCGGCATCGATAAAATCCGGCGGTACGCTGGGCGGTAACGGCACGCTTGGCCAGACCGAAATTCAGTCGGGCGGCCATATTTCTCCCGGCGACGGCAATATCGCTACCCTGACGCTGAAGCGCTATCTGAATTTCCTGGGGGAATCGTTCTACGATGTTGATATTGCCGGTGATGGTAGCAGTGACCAACTGCGGGTGGTGGGCAAAACCACCATCAGCGAGCAGGCCAGGGTACAGGTCAACGCACTGGATCCGCAAACCAGCTACCAGACTGGCCAACGTTACCGCATCTTAACCTCAGAGGGGGGGATCGACGGTCGTTTTGCCGAGGCGATTTCAAAATCTGCATTCTTGGACGTCGCACTCGATCAGAGTGCTAACGCTGTCGATCTGACCATCGCGCAAAAAGGCGGTGAAGGCGGCAATCCGGGCGAAGGCGGCAATCCGGGCGAAGGCGGCAATCCGGGCGAAGGCGGTAATCCGGGCGAAGGCGGTAATCCGGGCGAAGGCGGCAATCCGGGCGAAGGCGGTAATCCGGGCGAAGGCGGTAATCCGGGCGAAGGCGGTAATCCGGGCGGAGGCGGTAAACCCGGTATTTTCCAAACGGTGGCGCAAACCAGCAACCAATGGAATACCGCTGGCGCGTTGTCGACCTTGACGCAGCAGGGCCCGTCACTGGCGCTGTATAATGGTTTGCTGTTATTGAATACGCAGCAAGCGCGTGAGGCGTTCAATCAACTGTCAGGCGAGATCTATCCCTCCGTTCAGTCTAACCTGATCGCTGGCAGCACCCAGTTGTTCAATGTGCTGAACCAGCGCATGCTTCAGGCATTTGAGGGGGATGCCTTACCTGTTCCCCCGTTGGCGATGACGCTGGTGCAGCCAGCCAGGGCTGACAATAACGGCGTTTGGGGGCAGGCGTTTGGCTCCTGGGCCAGGAACAGCGGTAATGGTAACGTAGGTAAACTGGAGGGCAATACCAGCGGTTTCCTGCTGGGGGCCGATCGTAAACTGGCCGATCACAGTATCCGCATTGGTGGATATATGGGCTACAGCCGTGGCAACTATGATGTCGATAGCCGCAGCGCCAAGTCCGACAGTGACAATTATCACCTTGGCCTGTATGCGGCAGGGCAGCAACAGGCCTTCTCGCTGCGCGGTGCGCTCGGTTACACCTGGCACCGGCTCGAAGGCGAACGCAACGTTAACTTCGGCAGTTTCTCGGATCGGCTGAGCTCGGATTATGACGCGGATTCACTGCTG encodes:
- a CDS encoding LysR family transcriptional regulator codes for the protein MGNAEVNIEELQTFVEVADAGGISPAALRLGIAKSIVSRRLARLEKALGVQLLARTTRGTALTEAGATFRDYAARACAEIDAARETILPTGELRGRLRVAVPLSFGSTHFAPAIAEMARRHPRVNIQACYSDRFVDLIAEGYDCAIRVGYLQDSNLIARRIGPIYGKLVASPDYIQAHGQPNSPEELLSHQALMQGTETWQLTDGDKIITVRPQGRFKADNGTALVAAATAGLGIAYLPDCLTHPHLASGALVPVMINHPPPPAGAYVIRPPGQHPARKIRVLTELLIEYFDPPPHFATTLVV
- a CDS encoding SDR family oxidoreductase; this encodes MTDNIKDKVIVITGASSGMGEAAARHLAHKGAKLVLAARRSDRIDVLAKEINAQGGTAIAVATDVTREDDVKKLVDTAVNQLGRIDVLINNAGVMPLSPLDQVKVNEWNQMIDVNLRGVLHGIAAALPYMKAQKSGHIINTASVAGHLVFPASAVYSATKYAVRALTEGLRKETCAYNVRATIISPGAVSTELLEHISDKDVQAANQEYVGKVGVPPETFARMVAFAIGEPDDVGVNEIIFRPTAQDL
- a CDS encoding winged helix-turn-helix transcriptional regulator translates to MKNLISRCPIEEVMQILSGRWPTLLIYYLQDGTKRFNQLRRDNPTISHKMLTLELRKLEEAGIVRRTEFGGYPLRVEYDLTPAGERLVPLLDALGAWWEETDGNEEDVAEFGATH
- a CDS encoding carbohydrate porin, with amino-acid sequence MKTVKKIHLAMAVITALCPVSVLAQEFTQEQIDAIVAKAVDKALAERQAKITAAADKKVDVITDPQTTAGSPDLAIPFGLKFSGYARYGAHIQTGDQKYVGVDGSYNGASAIGRLGNESNGGEFQLSKAFKSSQGAIWDLNVMFDHWSDEVNLKKAYVGVTNVLESNPNAYIWAGRDFHQRPQQGINDYFWMNHDGQGAGVKNFDIGGVLFDVATVSQVKSCSPEVMADETNPSRITCTGSSDTGDNGHYALTSKTHGIKAGPIDVEVYANYGFDSKAVDSDERLDAWQGGLVLSHTNDSGVNKVILRYSDNSDNSVYNKTDDLTTVYASFEGSHKFTQQAQVEYLLAFHDYDNGKDNTDNRKNYGAIVRPMYFWNDVHSTWLEAGYQRVDYDQGGDNKGWKLTLSQNISIGMGPEFRPMLRFYVTGGQVDNQHTAKVDGTSDQQLDSLNIGGMFEAWF
- a CDS encoding NADH:flavin oxidoreductase/NADH oxidase, whose protein sequence is MPKLFDCFTLKDITLRNRIVASPMCQYQAENGFVNDWHRSHYSMLARGGVGLLIVEATAVSPEGRITPGDLGLWSDAHAEGLTPVATAIKQAGAVAGIQLGHAGRKAGCTPPWKGGTPLDRQDPQAWRPVAASALPYVLESDYVPRAMSLADIRKAVHDFRDAARRASDAGFEWLELHFAHGFLAQTFLSSKTNAREDQYGGALKNRARFMLEVVEAVKSVWPSHLPLTARLGVVEFDSCPEHSFAESLQVIRWLKTAGIDFVDVGLALSTPDEQVPWGPNFMVPYAERVRRETGIPVSTSWMITRASDASDFIQDVKLDLVFFARTLLTNPHWVFQAARELGIVAPESVLPQPYAYWLQNWAE
- a CDS encoding hydrolase gives rise to the protein MTFRNGLDSLLRPEDSVLVLIDHQPYQLANLNSHEPQMVVNNAIALAKAAKAYGVPTILTSVIAERGGLIFPQIVDVFPDQQVIDRTLINTWQDPKVVDVVKATGRKQLIIAGLWTEVCVAMPVIQAAGEGWDVTVITDACGGVSVEAHQLAIQRMIAAGANMMTWLALASEWQRDWAWTEHTRAMTDILAQHAAGSGIAYLWEQQLLNTPVPDNGG
- a CDS encoding AraC family transcriptional regulator; translated protein: MVDKIALNAASAKKSLAELVAMIAQNDGDYPTTIPSLTVHRRQMPTAPVHCIYQMGLGVVVQGAKEVMLAGKPTRYRAGESMLTTIDLPVISHVTEASQDEPFLGLMLTLDPRTVVQMAALMPTAKSIREVPLNPLSVEPLDEGLTDALRRLIQLLAEPDLIAHLEPLIQQEIIIRLLASNHGPQLRHLATAGSPSQNISRVVGWLKQNFTRAVCIDELAASAYMSPSTFRQHFRAVTGVSPLQYQKKLRLQEARQQMLSNNLDANSAALIVGYESASQFSREYSREFGESPQRDIKRMRLYGE
- a CDS encoding glutathione S-transferase family protein, translating into MEPILLYGFPAGSSMGLVAALEWLGRPYRLCRVDMLGEMRDPAYQRLNPRVETPVLITDRGEVLSETMAIAAWLEARDTARKISFDPLSRNADRMHQMMAFINTGFTGAFTPLWVAMEMQSPNPTMQHALQTWGREYVIKRHDRLEEMLGDTPFLIADRPTLADGLLIGVARWLDVHQVANKTRWPKLAALRSRIEADPAVIYATALENGEMPRGDGACTGHSELAEVIERFGVKSQPSAPPELVSENA